A window from Streptomyces sp. NBC_00271 encodes these proteins:
- a CDS encoding intradiol ring-cleavage dioxygenase yields the protein MTDIPHHNTAEPQRGLEPSDVPAGATRRSVIATLGGATLGVVALGLAATQATAATEHQAAARPAAACVLTPEQTEGPYYLDLETVRKDITEGKAGVALTLRVTVVDAATCAPLPQAAVDIWHCDALGVYSGYVAGGSTPDTTFLRGVQLTDSAGVAEFTTVYPGWYVGRALHIHVKTHVGGSVSNGTYHGGHVSHTGQLYFPEAYNTRIAALSPYRNNTVTRTLNARDGIYRNGGSSTLLTLSQAGSDLGKGVTGTVVLGIDPATTP from the coding sequence ATGACTGACATCCCCCACCACAACACCGCAGAACCGCAGCGCGGCCTCGAGCCGTCGGACGTTCCCGCAGGTGCCACCCGCAGGTCCGTCATAGCCACCCTGGGCGGCGCCACCCTCGGGGTGGTCGCGCTGGGTCTCGCCGCCACGCAGGCGACCGCCGCCACCGAGCACCAGGCCGCGGCCCGGCCGGCTGCCGCCTGTGTCCTCACGCCCGAGCAGACCGAGGGACCCTACTACCTGGACCTGGAGACGGTCCGCAAGGACATCACGGAGGGGAAGGCGGGTGTTGCGCTGACTCTCCGCGTGACGGTGGTCGACGCAGCGACCTGCGCCCCGCTGCCCCAGGCGGCGGTCGACATCTGGCACTGCGACGCCCTCGGTGTCTACTCCGGCTATGTCGCTGGTGGTTCCACCCCGGACACCACCTTCCTGCGCGGCGTGCAGCTGACCGACTCCGCCGGTGTTGCGGAGTTCACCACCGTCTACCCCGGCTGGTACGTCGGCCGGGCCCTCCACATCCACGTCAAGACGCATGTGGGAGGCAGCGTGTCCAACGGGACATACCACGGCGGCCACGTGTCCCATACGGGCCAGCTCTACTTCCCGGAGGCGTACAACACCAGGATCGCCGCCCTGTCCCCGTACCGGAACAACACGGTCACCCGCACCCTCAACGCGCGGGACGGCATCTACCGGAACGGGGGATCCTCGACCCTGCTGACCCTCTCCCAGGCAGGCAGCGACCTCGGCAAGGGAGTGACCGGAACCGTCGTACTCGGCATCGACCCCGCCACCACCCCCTGA
- a CDS encoding ATP-binding protein, with protein MSRSRTCDVCGATLIVSPHGGRPARYCSSACRQLAFRRRAASGVTPAVSTAGGSVLPPALDSFVGRRHELSGLRTLLRSSRLLTLTGAGGVGKTRLALEFAKGLPKRFARVDLVELASLQDSTLVTQSLAAALGVGERAGRTGVDVLVRAIGDASRVLILDNCEHLAEPCARLAATLLGRCPRLRILATSREALRVPGETVFRVGELYLPPADAGDDATALMQSDAVRLFVDRAASNSPGFTLHRGNGHLVAEICRRLDGLALAVELAARHVGALALSDILAGLDDQFSQLDLLTGGSRTGPARHSGFAAAVDWSHRLLDPAEQAVFRRLSVLVGGFDATAAQAVCAGDGIGRRQVFRILCALEAKSLVVRLPGETAPTRFRQLSAIRVCALDRLRASGELHATLRRALAWLTELAGRGRGEVFADQAGSPLAAERDNLVSVLACSAGHGDAVLVRLTLELARVHYQQEQPSAARALLTGLLRGAGGRALGGQVPALAARVACQQADLDEALRLGEQAVQSERMRRDAAGLANALDARAAARLCRGEFAEAVADLRECLEVVASPSRPQDTAWCTHHLAWALLQAGGELEADELMSRCLPVLRQQAPWPRTAAALHTAGAVRLALGRLRSAETLFAEVLRIAPGASFHALYPVEGLALVAAESGDMQRALRLYEASVRARRRLDTEPEAPWWHRMEQAAARARTRLSAAAQDAAVAGARGLRGERLVAYALGAGSGEDRTRRDVRATDERLRLTVRESTVAELVAEGLTNRQIADRLGLSIHTVATHLDKVRDKLGLRSRTQIALWAAARTEGGCTARR; from the coding sequence ATGAGCCGGAGTCGAACGTGTGATGTGTGCGGTGCGACGTTGATCGTGAGCCCGCACGGGGGTCGGCCGGCTCGATACTGCTCCAGCGCCTGCCGGCAGCTGGCGTTTCGGCGACGGGCGGCTTCGGGTGTCACGCCTGCGGTCTCGACGGCCGGTGGGAGCGTCCTGCCGCCGGCGCTCGACTCCTTCGTCGGTCGCCGGCACGAGTTGTCGGGCCTGCGTACCCTCCTGAGGAGCTCGCGCCTCCTCACGCTGACCGGTGCGGGCGGTGTGGGCAAGACCCGGCTGGCGCTGGAGTTCGCCAAGGGATTACCGAAGCGCTTCGCACGAGTCGACCTCGTGGAACTCGCCTCACTCCAAGACAGCACGCTGGTGACGCAGTCCCTGGCCGCCGCGCTGGGGGTGGGCGAACGAGCGGGCCGGACCGGCGTCGACGTGCTGGTCCGGGCGATCGGTGACGCCTCCCGGGTGCTGATTCTGGACAACTGCGAGCATCTGGCCGAGCCGTGCGCCCGGCTGGCGGCGACCCTGCTGGGCCGCTGCCCCCGTCTGCGGATCCTGGCCACCAGCCGGGAGGCCCTGAGGGTGCCCGGAGAGACCGTGTTCCGGGTCGGCGAGCTGTACCTGCCGCCGGCCGACGCCGGAGACGATGCGACGGCCCTCATGCAGTCCGATGCCGTACGGCTCTTCGTCGACCGCGCCGCGAGCAACTCCCCGGGGTTCACGCTCCATCGCGGCAACGGCCACCTGGTGGCCGAGATCTGCCGGCGCCTGGACGGCCTGGCGCTCGCCGTCGAACTCGCCGCCCGCCACGTCGGTGCGCTCGCGCTGAGCGACATCCTGGCAGGGCTGGACGACCAGTTCTCCCAGCTGGACCTTCTGACCGGGGGAAGCAGAACCGGACCCGCACGCCACAGCGGGTTCGCCGCAGCGGTCGACTGGAGCCATCGGCTGCTGGATCCGGCCGAGCAGGCGGTCTTCCGGCGCCTTTCGGTCCTGGTCGGCGGGTTCGACGCGACCGCTGCGCAAGCAGTCTGCGCCGGTGACGGCATAGGCCGGCGGCAGGTCTTCCGCATCCTGTGCGCCCTGGAAGCGAAGTCGCTCGTCGTACGTCTGCCGGGAGAGACGGCGCCCACACGTTTCAGGCAGTTGAGCGCCATCCGTGTCTGCGCCCTGGACCGTCTGCGTGCATCCGGCGAGCTGCACGCCACCCTGCGCCGGGCGCTCGCGTGGCTGACCGAGTTGGCCGGGCGGGGCCGCGGGGAGGTGTTCGCCGACCAGGCCGGCAGCCCGCTCGCGGCGGAACGGGACAATCTCGTCTCGGTACTGGCCTGCAGCGCCGGCCACGGCGATGCCGTCCTGGTGCGGCTGACACTGGAACTGGCGCGTGTGCACTACCAGCAGGAGCAGCCGTCGGCCGCCCGTGCGCTGCTCACCGGACTACTGCGGGGAGCGGGGGGCCGGGCGCTGGGTGGGCAGGTGCCGGCGCTCGCCGCACGTGTGGCCTGCCAGCAGGCCGATCTGGACGAGGCGCTGCGCCTGGGGGAGCAGGCGGTGCAGAGCGAGCGGATGCGTCGTGACGCCGCCGGACTGGCCAATGCCCTGGACGCCCGGGCGGCGGCGCGACTGTGCCGGGGTGAGTTCGCCGAGGCCGTCGCGGATCTGAGGGAGTGCCTGGAGGTCGTCGCTTCCCCCAGCAGGCCACAGGACACTGCTTGGTGCACCCATCACCTGGCCTGGGCGCTGCTTCAGGCCGGCGGGGAGCTGGAGGCCGACGAACTGATGTCACGGTGTCTACCCGTGCTGAGGCAGCAAGCGCCATGGCCTCGGACCGCGGCCGCGCTGCACACCGCGGGGGCCGTACGGCTGGCCTTGGGGCGTCTGCGCAGCGCGGAGACCTTGTTCGCCGAGGTGCTGCGGATCGCTCCAGGGGCCAGTTTCCATGCCCTGTACCCCGTGGAGGGCCTGGCCCTCGTGGCCGCGGAGAGCGGCGACATGCAGCGTGCGCTGCGGCTGTACGAGGCGAGCGTGCGGGCGCGGCGCCGCCTGGACACGGAGCCCGAGGCTCCCTGGTGGCACAGGATGGAACAGGCGGCGGCGCGTGCCCGGACACGGCTGTCGGCAGCGGCGCAGGACGCAGCCGTCGCCGGTGCCCGTGGGCTGCGCGGAGAGCGGCTGGTCGCGTACGCGCTCGGCGCAGGGAGCGGCGAGGACCGAACGAGGCGCGATGTCCGCGCCACCGACGAGCGGCTCCGGCTCACCGTAAGGGAGTCCACGGTGGCCGAACTGGTCGCCGAAGGGCTGACCAACCGGCAGATCGCGGACCGGCTCGGCCTTTCGATCCACACGGTCGCCACGCACCTGGACAAGGTCCGCGACAAGCTGGGCCTGCGCTCTCGCACGCAGATCGCACTGTGGGCAGCCGCACGGACCGAGGGTGGGTGCACAGCCCGGCGGTG